TCCAAGGCGGTGGTTTCGATGAAAAGATGGTTCAAAAACCAACTCGCGCAGCCATCAAAAATGAAGCTAACAATGGTCTGTCTAACAAAGCCGGTACTATCGCCATGGCTCGCACTTCAGACCCACACTCCGCCACCGGTCAATTCTTTATCAATGTGAATGACAACACTTTCTTGGATTTCCGCGCGGAGTCCATGCAAGGTTGGGGTTACTGTGTATTTGGTGAAGTGGTAGAAGGTATGGATGTCGTGAATGCCATTAAAGGCGTAAACACCCGTAACCATGGTATGCACCAAGATGTACCTGTTGACAATGTGGTTATCCAGAGCGTCACGGTTGAGGAATAACGCTTAAGATGCGTACCCTCTTTGTTGGCGATCTGCACTTAAGTGCAGATCGCCCTGATATTACCGCCGCCTTCAGCCACTTCCTTGCTACCCTCCCATCAGATACCCAAGCGTTGTATATTCTTGGCGATCTCTTTGAGGTCTGGGTCGGTGATGATTTAGCTGAGCCTTTTGCCCTAGCGCTTGCCCAACAATTACGCGATATTGCAGGGAAAATACCGGTATATTATGTCCATGGTAATCGGGACTTTATGCTCGGTCGCCGGTTTGCCAAGCAATCTGGTATGCAGTTATTACCAGAGGTTTCTGTCACTCAGCTTTATGGCCATAAGTTGGTTATCCTTCATGGTGACAGCCTGTGCACGCTGGACAAAGCATACCAACGTTTTCGCCGTTTTCGCTCAATTGCACTGTTTCGCTGGATCTATTCCCTACTTCCCAAACGCAAACGCCAGGCAATCGCCTCGGGGTTACGCGCGAAGAGTAAACAGGGAAACCAATATAAAACCCGCGAAATTATGGATGTAGAATCCAGTGCAGTGTTGGCCCTAATGCAGCAAAAACACGCTGATATTATGATCCACGGCCACACCCACAGACCCGCTATCCATCAGCTAGGTGATCAATTGCAACGCATGGTCGTCGGTGACTGGTACACCCAGGGCAGTGTCCTGACGTTAACCCCTCAAGGCGCAGAGCTGAGCAATCTACCACTGGAATAATATCTTCAACTATGCGGCAGTATGCAGGTAATCTCCCGATAAAATCGGTCATTAGCATCCGTCATTGCTGCATAGTGAGGTAACTAGCAAAGAGTAGGACAGTAATCGAGGAAATAGTTTCTGCGTTGCCATTGCGGGAATATCGCGTAAAAACGCCATCAACAGCATTATTGTCCTATTGCGCCATGTTTCTTTTACACATATCTCTTCACTCAATATCCGCGTTTAACTAAAACTGCGTGTCAACGCATGCCGACTTAATCCGCCACGATAGAAAAGCGAGTATTGCCCAAATAGCCTTATCCACGCTGCATGAGGTATGTACATTAAGGTCATTTATCCGCTCACATAGGGGGAATTTTATCTAAATAATGGTATAGGCGAAAACCAAGCCCTTGACCAAGCGCTATTTTTGTTCAATAAATAAACAAGAGCTGTATCAGGTTCGTCTGATGTTTGGCGGGCAATTTTGTTTATGCTGAACGGAGATAATAAAAATGATTCTGAGTCACTTGAAGGGGTTATATACACATCCGAAACAAGAATGGCACACCATAGAGCAAAACCACGAAACCGCACACAACAGCCTTACCCATATTCTACTTATCGCCCTTATCCCTGCCATCTGCAGCTATATCGCTAATACTCAAATCGGGTGGAACCCTGGAGCTGGAGATTTATTATACCTGACGCCTGCTAGCGCCCTGTATATGTCAGCAGGAATGTACTTTGGGTTAATTGCTGGGGTATTTGCACTTGCCTACTTAGTTTATTGGATGGCCAAAACCTTTGATGCTAGCCCCAGCTATACCCAAGCATTTGAATTAGCGTCTTATACCGCTACCCCGCTCTTTATGGTGGGCTTCTCTGCACTGTATCCTGAGCTCTGGTTTATGATGTTAGTCGGGCTTGCCGGCGTCAGTTATTCCGTCTATCTGCTTTATACTGGCGTACCAATTTTAATGAAAATTCCGGAAGAAAAAGGCTTTATTTACGCAAGCTCGGTTGTGACTGCCGGGCTAGTACTACTGGTCGCCCTGATGACAGGCAGCGTGATCCTTTGGTCCAATGGCTTTGGTCCAGCCATTCAGTAACGCTATTGCAAACAAAAAGCCGGCAGATAAGCCGGCTTTTTTCATTGTACTGACTTAACGCTTAAGCAAAAGAGTCACGCAGCGCTACAGTCAGGTTAAATACCAGATGCTCTAGGCTTGAATCCTTATTGTCGGCGCAGAAGTAACCTTCACGCTCAAACTGATAGGCTTCGCATGGCTTAGCATCGATAAGACCCGCCTCTACCACGCCATGCTCAATCACCAGAGACTCTGGGTTCAGTACTTCATCGACTGTTTCAGCGGCAGCCGGGTTGGCATCTTTGAACAGACGGCCATAAAGACGGAACTCAGCCGGTTTAGCGGTTGAGGCTTCAACCCAATGGATCACCCCTTTCACCTTACGACCATCTGCTGGGTTTTTGCCCAGAGTGTCAGGATCATAAGTACAGTAAACCGTAGTGATATTGCCCTCAGCATCCTTATCGCAACGCTCTGCCTTAATCACATAAGCATTACGCAGACGTACTTCTTTTCCTGTCACCAGACGCTTGTACTGCTTATTGGCTTCTTCACGGAAATCCGCAGCATCAATGTAGACTTCGCGGCCGAATGCTAATTCCCGATTACCCATTTCAGGATGGTTTGGATGCACTGGGGCAGACACATGTTCCAACTGACCTTCAGGGTAGTTTTCAATCACAACCTTGATTGGCTTCAGCACTGCCATCGCCCGAGGAGCGTGTTCATTCAACTCTTCACGGATACAGGCTTCCAACATGCCAACTTCAACCAGGTTATCCTGCTTGGTCACACCGATACGCTTACAGAATTCACGGATAGAGGCTGGCGTAAAACCACGGCGGCGCAAACCGGCAATGGTTGGCATACGCGGATCATCCCAACCGGAAACCAGATTACGCACCACAAGATCATTCAGCTTACGCTTAGACATCAGGGTGTATTCCAGATTCAGGCGGCTGAATTCATACTGATGGGTACGGTTAGGTGCTTGGAAATCATCCAGATGATCCAGTACCCAGTCATACAGGCGGCGGTTATCTTGGAATTCCAGCGTACACAGTGAGTGGGTAATATGCTCCAGCGCATCAGAAATACAATGGGTGAAGTCATACATAGGATAGATGCACCACTTGTCACCGGTCTGATGATGGTGGGCAAAGCGGATGCGATAGATCACAGGATCGCGCATACACATAAAAGGTGAGGCCATATCAATTTTGGCCCGCAGCGCACATTCGCCCTCTTTAAATTCACCTTGGCGCATTTTTTCAAACAACGCCAGGTTCTCTTCAACACTGGTATCACGGTATGGGCTATTTTTGCCAGGCTCTTTCAGCGTACCGCGGTATTCACGGGTTTGCTCACCATTAAGGAAGCAAACATACGCCAGACCTTTGTTGATTAACTCAACAGCATAACCGTGCAGAGCATCAAAGTAGTTGGATGAATAACGGATATCACCGCTCCACTGGAATCCCAGCCACTTCACGTCTTCCTGAATAGAGTTCACATAATCAATGTCTTCTTTTTCAGGGTTCGTATCATCAAAACGCAGGTTACACTCACCCTGGTAATCCCGGGCAATACCGAAGTTCAGGCAGATAGACTTAGCGTGACCGATATGAAGATAGCCGTTTGGCTCCGGCGGGAAACGGGTATGCACACTGGTGTGCTTGCCGCTTTTCAGATCTTCATCAATGATGTTACGAATGAAGTTGCTTGGACGAACTTCGTTGTTGTCCACATGACTCATGGAATTCCTCTTTGCGAACAATGGCAATTTTAATCAAAGGCCCATGATCCTACAGATCTGGCTTTGACACAATGGCCAGCAATTAAATTCCCCCCCACAGTTCCCCGCAGAGGGCACAACGGAAAAAGCAGCCCGCAGGCTGCTTTTATAATTTGGGTGGTATCATACCTTATTCGGTAATGATACGGATACCCGGAATAATCTGCTGGGTTTTACGCCCTTGACGACGCAGCCAGGTATAAAACACGACTAGCGCTAAAATGATACCGCCAATCCAAGCACCGGATGTCAGCGGGTGCTGGCTGAATGTCGCTGTCTGGTATACCAATGTTGCTGTCCCGTAAGCCAGACCAAAGGTCCACAGCGCAGCAAAGCGAGCCCAGCGCGCACCAAATTCGTGCACCAGTGCCCCCATCGCGGCCACACATGGGGTATATAGCAGAACAAACAACAGGTAACTAAAGGCAGCAATAGTCGTACCAAAACCGGTTTGCAGCGCTGTAAAGGTTGAGGTATCTACGCCCTGCTCTTCTGCTGCAACTTTCTCATCTTTCACATCACCGACATTTAATGCCATAGGGTCAGCGTAAGAGATACCTAACAGGTTTTCAGGAATGGTTGCCAATGCCTCGGAGAAACTCTCACTCAGTGGTGTCAGCCCTTCATCATCAGATGCTGCGGGTGAATACAGGTTGTTCAATGTACCAACCACGGCTTCCTTAGCGAAAATACCGGTTACAATCCCCACGGTAGCTGGCCAGTTACTCTGTTCAACCCCTAGAGGCGTAAACAGTGGCGTCACTTTCTGGCTTACCACACTGAGCAGTGACTCACTGCTATCTTGGTGGCCAAAGCTGCCATCGGTACCGATAGAGTTCACAAAGTTCAGCAGGGTGACCACAATGACAATGGTCTTACCGGCACCAACAATAAAACCCTTGGTACGCTTAACGGTACGCTTCAGCGTTGGCTTAAACTTCGGCAGTTCATAATCAGGCAGTTCCATTACCACGGCGCTGGATGTACCCGGCAGCAGCGTTTTACGTAGCATTAAGCCAGTGCCGACTGCCGCCAAAATACCGATCAGGTACAAAGCAAACACCAGGTTCTGTCCGCTATTGGGGAAGAAAGCCGCGGCAAACAAAGCATACACAGGCAAACGTGCACCACAGGACATAAAGGGCGCCATCATACCGGTGACGATACGCTCACGCTCATTACCTAATGTCCGGGTCGCCATAATGGCCGGAACCGAGCAGCCGAAGCCAACAATCATGGGCACAAAGGCTTTACCAGGCAAACCAATACGGCGCATTAAGCCGTCAACCACAAACGCGGCGCGGGCCATATAGCCTGAGCTCTCCAGTACGGACAATGCCAAAAACAGCGCCGCAATTACCGGAATAAAGGTCGCCACAGTCTGAATACCCTGGCCAAAGCCACCAGCCAGA
This region of Shewanella sp. NFH-SH190041 genomic DNA includes:
- a CDS encoding peptidylprolyl isomerase, giving the protein MITLHTNHGDIKLQMFADKAPETVANFVQYAKDGFFNGTIFHRVIDGFMIQGGGFDEKMVQKPTRAAIKNEANNGLSNKAGTIAMARTSDPHSATGQFFINVNDNTFLDFRAESMQGWGYCVFGEVVEGMDVVNAIKGVNTRNHGMHQDVPVDNVVIQSVTVEE
- a CDS encoding UDP-2,3-diacylglucosamine diphosphatase, with the translated sequence MRTLFVGDLHLSADRPDITAAFSHFLATLPSDTQALYILGDLFEVWVGDDLAEPFALALAQQLRDIAGKIPVYYVHGNRDFMLGRRFAKQSGMQLLPEVSVTQLYGHKLVILHGDSLCTLDKAYQRFRRFRSIALFRWIYSLLPKRKRQAIASGLRAKSKQGNQYKTREIMDVESSAVLALMQQKHADIMIHGHTHRPAIHQLGDQLQRMVVGDWYTQGSVLTLTPQGAELSNLPLE
- a CDS encoding Yip1 family protein, whose product is MILSHLKGLYTHPKQEWHTIEQNHETAHNSLTHILLIALIPAICSYIANTQIGWNPGAGDLLYLTPASALYMSAGMYFGLIAGVFALAYLVYWMAKTFDASPSYTQAFELASYTATPLFMVGFSALYPELWFMMLVGLAGVSYSVYLLYTGVPILMKIPEEKGFIYASSVVTAGLVLLVALMTGSVILWSNGFGPAIQ
- the glnS gene encoding glutamine--tRNA ligase — encoded protein: MSHVDNNEVRPSNFIRNIIDEDLKSGKHTSVHTRFPPEPNGYLHIGHAKSICLNFGIARDYQGECNLRFDDTNPEKEDIDYVNSIQEDVKWLGFQWSGDIRYSSNYFDALHGYAVELINKGLAYVCFLNGEQTREYRGTLKEPGKNSPYRDTSVEENLALFEKMRQGEFKEGECALRAKIDMASPFMCMRDPVIYRIRFAHHHQTGDKWCIYPMYDFTHCISDALEHITHSLCTLEFQDNRRLYDWVLDHLDDFQAPNRTHQYEFSRLNLEYTLMSKRKLNDLVVRNLVSGWDDPRMPTIAGLRRRGFTPASIREFCKRIGVTKQDNLVEVGMLEACIREELNEHAPRAMAVLKPIKVVIENYPEGQLEHVSAPVHPNHPEMGNRELAFGREVYIDAADFREEANKQYKRLVTGKEVRLRNAYVIKAERCDKDAEGNITTVYCTYDPDTLGKNPADGRKVKGVIHWVEASTAKPAEFRLYGRLFKDANPAAAETVDEVLNPESLVIEHGVVEAGLIDAKPCEAYQFEREGYFCADNKDSSLEHLVFNLTVALRDSFA
- the feoB gene encoding Fe(2+) transporter permease subunit FeoB — its product is MTKQFHCVTVGNPNAGKSTLFNALTGASQVVGNWSGVTVEKKTGQFTLEGSDVFLTDLPGIYDILPAGNQCDCSLDERIAQQYLAEQPCDAIINLVDGTNLERHLYLTAQLRELGVPMVVVINKMDAAHKRGIQVDFQKMSQTLGCPVVGVCSRDPEDVHKVKAHVVELLAGRVDSTPLKLNYGAEIEQAVTAVMQREAGLSRGRALAMFGHGLGCGSCANGEKQPEVIACAESLKAKGEDIEVMIAATRYQFVEQVYDASVKPAPKETFSAKLDRLVLNPVLGVPVFLLVMYLMFLFAINVGSSFIDFFDISAGALFVDHFGAWLGNIGAPEWLVTILAGGFGQGIQTVATFIPVIAALFLALSVLESSGYMARAAFVVDGLMRRIGLPGKAFVPMIVGFGCSVPAIMATRTLGNERERIVTGMMAPFMSCGARLPVYALFAAAFFPNSGQNLVFALYLIGILAAVGTGLMLRKTLLPGTSSAVVMELPDYELPKFKPTLKRTVKRTKGFIVGAGKTIVIVVTLLNFVNSIGTDGSFGHQDSSESLLSVVSQKVTPLFTPLGVEQSNWPATVGIVTGIFAKEAVVGTLNNLYSPAASDDEGLTPLSESFSEALATIPENLLGISYADPMALNVGDVKDEKVAAEEQGVDTSTFTALQTGFGTTIAAFSYLLFVLLYTPCVAAMGALVHEFGARWARFAALWTFGLAYGTATLVYQTATFSQHPLTSGAWIGGIILALVVFYTWLRRQGRKTQQIIPGIRIITE